One genomic region from Salinicola endophyticus encodes:
- a CDS encoding ClpXP protease specificity-enhancing factor translates to MLTSRPYLARALYEWLLDNDQTPYIVVDAGKPGVRVPQQFVQNGQIVLNIAPAAVRDLQIDNAALTFGARFSGQPMQVVVPTDALIAIYARENGVGMVFGQEPVMPEFSADEEAELEDDGRPALESVEEASTSAEASDVDEGPRPEKGKPSLRIVK, encoded by the coding sequence ATGCTGACCAGTCGTCCCTATCTGGCGCGAGCCCTGTATGAATGGCTGCTCGACAACGATCAGACGCCCTATATCGTGGTCGACGCCGGCAAGCCTGGCGTGCGCGTGCCGCAGCAGTTCGTGCAGAACGGCCAGATCGTGCTCAATATCGCCCCGGCTGCGGTGCGCGACCTGCAGATCGACAACGCTGCGCTGACCTTCGGTGCCCGCTTCAGCGGCCAACCGATGCAGGTGGTGGTGCCGACCGATGCCTTGATCGCTATCTACGCGCGTGAGAACGGTGTCGGCATGGTGTTCGGGCAGGAGCCGGTGATGCCCGAGTTCTCCGCCGACGAAGAAGCGGAACTGGAAGACGACGGCCGTCCGGCGCTCGAGAGCGTCGAAGAGGCCTCGACCAGTGCCGAAGCGTCTGACGTCGACGAGGGGCCTCGCCCCGAGAAGGGCAAGCCGTCGCTGCGTATCGTCAAGTAG
- the sspA gene encoding stringent starvation protein SspA: protein MGVVAKRSSMTFYSGSDDHFSHRVRIVLAEKGVAVDILDVSADEHNAELADLNPYNSVPTLLDRDLVLYESKVMMEYLDERFPHPPLLPVYPVARAQSRLWMHRIEREWCPLVEQIQQGPKKDAEKARKELRESLAGISPIFEDMPYFMSEEFTLVDCCIAPILWRLPALGVELPEKQVKPLMSYMERVFARDAFKASLSESEREMRS, encoded by the coding sequence ATGGGTGTAGTGGCCAAGCGATCGTCGATGACTTTCTACTCCGGCAGCGATGATCACTTCAGTCATCGCGTGAGAATCGTGCTGGCCGAAAAGGGGGTTGCCGTCGATATCCTGGATGTCTCGGCCGACGAGCACAACGCCGAGCTCGCCGATCTCAACCCCTACAACAGCGTGCCCACGCTGCTCGATCGTGACCTGGTGCTCTACGAGTCCAAGGTGATGATGGAGTATCTCGACGAGCGCTTCCCGCATCCGCCGCTGCTGCCGGTCTATCCGGTGGCGCGCGCGCAGAGCCGCCTGTGGATGCACCGCATCGAACGCGAGTGGTGCCCGCTGGTCGAACAGATCCAGCAGGGGCCCAAGAAGGATGCCGAGAAGGCGCGCAAGGAGCTGCGTGAGAGCCTGGCTGGCATTTCGCCGATCTTCGAGGACATGCCCTACTTCATGAGCGAAGAGTTCACCCTGGTCGACTGCTGCATCGCGCCGATTCTGTGGCGTCTGCCGGCGCTGGGCGTGGAGCTGCCGGAGAAGCAGGTCAAGCCGCTGATGAGCTACATGGAGCGCGTGTTCGCGCGCGATGCCTTCAAGGCGTCGCTGTCCGAGTCCGAACGTGAAATGCGCAGCTGA